One window of Kosmotoga arenicorallina S304 genomic DNA carries:
- the yfcE gene encoding phosphodiesterase, whose protein sequence is MVRKVLVISDTHGSIESFEKIIKLVGEIDLIIHAGDYLYHGPRNRIPKGYNPGRLAERFKEFKDRFIGVKGNCDAEVDFMLMETSELPAVKFTSLNSKKILVFHGHKLVESGNAEIIIGGHTHIHKLSHYDRKIIMNPGSPSLPKDGTAGTFGFIEFGNIITFSIFDLNGMLIEKEEFK, encoded by the coding sequence GTGGTCAGGAAAGTCCTTGTGATTTCCGATACACATGGTTCAATAGAAAGCTTTGAGAAAATAATAAAGCTTGTTGGAGAAATTGATCTTATTATTCACGCTGGTGATTATCTTTATCATGGCCCAAGAAACAGGATACCAAAAGGGTATAATCCAGGCAGGCTGGCGGAAAGGTTCAAAGAATTCAAAGATAGATTTATTGGAGTTAAAGGGAACTGCGATGCAGAGGTAGATTTTATGCTTATGGAAACTTCAGAATTGCCAGCAGTGAAATTTACAAGCTTAAACTCAAAAAAAATACTGGTTTTCCACGGGCACAAGCTTGTGGAATCAGGAAATGCCGAAATTATAATCGGAGGCCATACTCATATTCACAAGTTGAGTCATTATGACAGAAAAATCATCATGAATCCCGGGAGTCCTTCATTACCAAAGGATGGGACGGCAGGGACCTTTGGGTTTATTGAATTCGGGAACATCATAACTTTTAGTATATTCGACTTAAATGGGATGCTTATAGAAAAGGAGGAATTCAAATGA
- a CDS encoding thiamine diphosphokinase: MRTAAIFLGGKKDSSDTFLRRIVELSNFIVAVDSGAEYLKELGIIPDLLIGDFDSITPETLNWCISKKVKTIRFPHEKDETDTELALKEVSLRSFERVLLLTATGEREDHFLATLLLMLQFSDKFEIKILSERLEVGVINGSKTLQAIPGETWSVFPLGDAIPSVTLKGFKYELNDVKMPFEKPFGISNIAVKSKVLISAEKGKVVYFRWSGKSL, from the coding sequence ATGAGAACTGCTGCTATATTCCTTGGAGGGAAAAAAGATTCTTCGGATACCTTTTTGCGAAGGATTGTAGAACTTTCAAATTTTATCGTTGCTGTTGATTCTGGAGCTGAATATTTAAAGGAATTGGGCATTATTCCTGATCTTTTGATTGGAGACTTTGACTCTATAACCCCTGAAACCCTTAATTGGTGTATTTCAAAAAAAGTCAAAACAATCCGGTTTCCCCATGAAAAAGATGAAACAGACACAGAACTGGCCTTGAAAGAAGTTTCTCTCAGAAGCTTCGAACGGGTTTTATTGTTAACAGCCACTGGAGAAAGGGAAGACCATTTTCTAGCTACGCTCCTATTGATGTTGCAGTTTTCAGATAAATTTGAAATAAAAATACTCTCCGAAAGGCTTGAGGTTGGTGTGATAAATGGTTCCAAAACTTTGCAAGCAATTCCCGGTGAAACATGGTCTGTTTTTCCGCTGGGTGATGCAATCCCCAGCGTAACACTAAAGGGTTTCAAATATGAATTGAATGACGTAAAAATGCCTTTTGAAAAACCTTTTGGGATTTCTAACATTGCGGTGAAAAGTAAAGTGTTGATATCTGCTGAAAAGGGAAAGGTGGTATATTTCAGGTGGTCAGGAAAGTCCTTGTGA
- a CDS encoding RNA polymerase factor sigma-54 has product MKLGHNLTQRLEQKLKLSLKVQQALRLLQFNCLELKSELNEIVEENPLLELERDEYELIPEERAEEPEEDYNSGMDYNIYMREIRDDFQGWDFERIEGPKPSFEEILSDLAYYLLDSAEYEVFEALKENMDGRGILKKNLQEISKDYGFQPKLIKKVISQIREAGFEGIFSENLEEMKKLRGDNLFPTSGYEDGMPIKYIEPDLYIDFNDGNFIVSVRDYGLKIKIDEAYKNCLQEQNSEAGKYLNEKLQEAKFYINALEKRRSILFNIGRELVKKNSAFFLGQKKRLIPLKMTEIAEKSDVVVSTVSRAVKGKYVQTPVGTFTMRYFFGSEQTRQNAMEVIAELVKENPGLSDSKIAKILHQRGIKIARRTVNKYRRMLFSGEDK; this is encoded by the coding sequence GTGAAACTCGGTCATAATCTTACGCAGCGGCTTGAACAGAAATTAAAATTATCCCTGAAAGTGCAGCAGGCTCTCAGGCTCCTCCAGTTCAACTGCCTGGAATTGAAATCCGAACTGAATGAGATTGTTGAAGAAAATCCTTTGCTTGAGCTGGAAAGAGATGAATATGAGCTAATTCCTGAAGAAAGGGCAGAGGAGCCTGAAGAGGATTACAATTCAGGAATGGATTACAATATCTACATGCGTGAAATCCGCGATGATTTTCAGGGATGGGACTTTGAAAGAATTGAAGGCCCCAAACCGTCTTTTGAAGAAATCCTTTCCGATCTCGCTTATTATTTACTTGACAGTGCAGAATATGAAGTCTTCGAAGCCCTTAAAGAAAATATGGATGGGAGAGGCATCCTCAAGAAAAACCTTCAGGAAATCTCTAAAGACTACGGTTTTCAACCAAAGCTGATAAAAAAAGTTATAAGCCAAATTCGCGAAGCAGGATTTGAAGGAATATTCTCAGAAAATCTTGAAGAAATGAAAAAACTCAGAGGCGACAATCTTTTTCCTACTTCGGGTTATGAAGATGGTATGCCTATAAAGTATATCGAACCTGACTTGTATATTGATTTCAACGATGGGAATTTCATTGTAAGTGTACGTGATTATGGCCTTAAGATAAAAATTGACGAGGCTTATAAAAACTGCCTTCAAGAGCAAAATAGTGAAGCTGGGAAATATCTTAATGAGAAACTTCAGGAAGCTAAATTTTACATAAATGCACTTGAAAAGAGACGCTCAATCCTTTTTAACATAGGCCGGGAGCTTGTGAAAAAAAACAGTGCATTTTTTCTGGGGCAGAAAAAGAGGTTAATACCGCTGAAAATGACTGAAATTGCTGAAAAGAGCGATGTTGTTGTTTCTACAGTAAGCAGAGCTGTTAAAGGTAAATATGTTCAAACACCCGTTGGTACTTTCACAATGAGATATTTTTTTGGCAGCGAGCAAACCAGGCAAAATGCTATGGAAGTGATTGCCGAGCTAGTAAAAGAAAATCCCGGCCTTAGCGATTCTAAAATCGCAAAAATTTTACATCAGAGAGGAATTAAAATAGCCAGAAGAACGGTCAACAAATACAGGCGAATGCTATTTTCTGGAGAAGATAAATGA
- a CDS encoding bifunctional ADP-dependent NAD(P)H-hydrate dehydratase/NAD(P)H-hydrate epimerase — protein sequence MKLVFPKQMKEIDRRTIEEFGIPSLLLMENAATALEHEIIPFSPHKVLLLCGSGNNGGDAYAAGRKLLARGIEVSALRIGMPSTREARFNYKLFKNFGGKVYGFKALTEKIKCFIKKHDLVLDGLFGVGFKGMLSAEIIDLIEYLNALSIFKIAVDIPSGINGINGTVNPVAFKADTTVTFGAAKPGHYFFPGHSFTGLLKIAKIGFPEKLFETSNIELVDDKLAKAFLPERIPWGHKGTFGKVCIVGGSSKYTGAALLAALGSIRIGAGMVYTFTPKETQRVVRNSLPEVISIASKSAILTSEDLETLHALIDDIDTLVVGTGIGRADETVEFVKKLLSSEKVKSLKAVIIDADALYAVSKVPEIIMGRENFLLTPHPGEFSRLTRKAVEEIVNNIDAVKSFAREMETRLILKGAVSIIANESGNIWLNNTGNTGLAKAGSGDLLSGTIAGLVAQGLSPLEALIFGSYFMGKAAELAQEYEATLSASMIADNYGKVFEYLKTL from the coding sequence ATGAAATTGGTTTTTCCAAAACAAATGAAGGAGATAGACAGAAGAACAATAGAGGAATTTGGCATTCCTTCTCTTCTGTTAATGGAAAATGCAGCTACTGCTCTTGAACATGAAATTATCCCTTTCTCCCCGCACAAAGTGCTGTTGCTTTGCGGAAGTGGCAATAATGGTGGTGATGCCTATGCAGCAGGAAGAAAGCTATTGGCAAGAGGGATAGAAGTCAGTGCATTAAGAATAGGAATGCCATCTACCAGAGAAGCAAGATTCAATTACAAATTATTCAAAAATTTTGGTGGAAAAGTTTATGGGTTCAAGGCACTTACAGAGAAGATCAAATGTTTTATAAAAAAGCATGATCTTGTTCTCGATGGTTTGTTTGGTGTAGGCTTTAAAGGGATGCTCAGTGCCGAAATTATAGATCTTATAGAATACTTGAATGCCCTGTCAATATTTAAAATTGCGGTGGACATTCCCTCAGGGATCAATGGCATAAATGGCACGGTTAATCCAGTTGCTTTTAAAGCAGATACTACCGTCACTTTTGGCGCAGCTAAACCTGGACATTATTTTTTCCCTGGTCATAGTTTCACTGGACTGCTTAAGATTGCAAAAATAGGATTTCCAGAGAAACTCTTTGAAACTTCCAACATCGAGCTTGTGGATGATAAGCTTGCAAAAGCCTTTCTTCCCGAAAGAATTCCCTGGGGTCACAAAGGCACTTTTGGGAAAGTGTGCATTGTGGGAGGAAGTAGCAAATATACCGGAGCAGCACTTTTAGCTGCACTTGGAAGCATCAGGATTGGCGCAGGGATGGTGTATACCTTTACGCCTAAAGAAACACAAAGAGTTGTACGCAATAGCTTGCCAGAAGTTATTAGCATTGCTTCGAAATCAGCTATTTTGACCTCTGAAGATTTAGAAACGCTTCATGCTCTAATTGATGATATTGATACTCTTGTCGTGGGCACGGGGATAGGCAGAGCCGATGAAACGGTTGAATTTGTAAAAAAACTGCTCTCAAGTGAAAAGGTGAAGAGCCTAAAAGCTGTAATTATTGATGCCGATGCATTATACGCAGTTAGTAAGGTGCCTGAAATAATAATGGGAAGAGAAAATTTCCTTCTCACCCCTCATCCAGGCGAATTTTCCAGATTAACCAGAAAAGCTGTCGAAGAAATCGTTAACAACATAGATGCTGTAAAATCCTTTGCAAGAGAAATGGAAACACGGCTAATATTGAAAGGGGCGGTTTCCATTATCGCGAATGAATCTGGTAATATCTGGCTGAATAATACTGGAAACACAGGACTTGCAAAAGCTGGTAGCGGAGATTTGCTTTCTGGAACAATCGCAGGCCTTGTAGCTCAAGGATTATCACCTTTAGAAGCTTTGATATTTGGTAGTTATTTCATGGGAAAAGCCGCGGAGCTTGCTCAAGAGTATGAGGCTACACTTTCAGCGAGTATGATAGCCGATAACTATGGAAAGGTTTTTGAATATCTGAAAACGCTTTAG
- a CDS encoding protein-L-isoaspartate O-methyltransferase family protein, whose amino-acid sequence MDGPSKVLADELNFMGILKDKRLYDAVCKINRRDFVLPKYRAMANYDRVLPSWEEDGKVVSTSTQPSLAIEMIKLLKIPEKAKILDIGTGTGYATAIMATAYAHVSIVSIEWLPSLVEIALENFRKYGISNVKIHSGDGYIGCKEQAPFDRIISMVAPSDISPFWFKQLEVGGILVSPIFVNSMYTPVITCEKTSKRELICKKSIDAVFIPMEQHTDNSFSMKISEMRFELSGNRLIYKSFH is encoded by the coding sequence ATGGATGGACCTTCAAAGGTTCTGGCTGATGAACTGAACTTTATGGGAATTTTAAAAGATAAAAGGCTTTACGATGCTGTTTGTAAAATCAATAGACGTGATTTCGTCCTTCCAAAATATAGAGCAATGGCGAATTATGATAGGGTTCTTCCCAGCTGGGAAGAAGACGGCAAAGTTGTAAGCACTTCCACGCAGCCTTCCCTCGCTATAGAAATGATAAAATTGCTAAAAATTCCTGAAAAGGCAAAAATTCTCGATATAGGTACCGGAACAGGTTATGCAACAGCAATAATGGCCACTGCTTATGCTCATGTTTCAATAGTAAGCATCGAATGGCTTCCTTCTCTTGTAGAAATCGCTCTGGAAAATTTTAGAAAATATGGTATAAGCAATGTGAAAATTCATTCAGGGGATGGTTATATCGGCTGTAAGGAGCAAGCTCCTTTTGACAGGATCATCTCAATGGTGGCACCTTCAGACATTTCTCCATTCTGGTTCAAACAGCTCGAAGTGGGAGGTATTTTGGTTTCCCCCATTTTTGTGAACAGCATGTACACTCCGGTAATAACCTGTGAAAAGACTTCTAAAAGGGAACTTATTTGCAAAAAATCAATCGATGCAGTATTCATACCCATGGAACAGCATACTGATAATAGCTTTTCAATGAAAATTTCCGAAATGCGATTTGAACTGTCAGGAAACAGACTAATTTATAAATCTTTCCATTAG